In Halostella litorea, a single window of DNA contains:
- a CDS encoding DUF2070 family protein codes for MTATQGDLASLSRFVFRAPRWPTSAAFALLVAAVTGLGVFDTTYVLEDAWQGLFYIGIPTLAAGLLTSSIDRRLGGQLTPNRSSLLALVCEVFVVVTLVGAGLLAALTPLGQNFVFDAFLAALAGIFAFRLLVVMAVSRHGVLVAAVPASVQTVAAAVLLFVYSGTMRYIVVEGAVIDAFLSRQEQAPAALNVVVPADFGVLAAVCVVYGTAVYAFVRIIDRPWQRSLGVSVLDFLGGFIGHIADGTRELEDFFEEIGEEAVVPVTVCSLRRPDGEEKARFVLPMIHPGPMGEIGGGNLPVRVAEEADGLAFPPHATAGHDFNLVTEREVDTVLDAAERAAAGLEYTDRATRSVRVSEGDASVLAQAVGDDMLSAVTYAPGYADDVAYAVGLAAAAEARSGGIDDVLLADAHNSNNGLQGEDLGHVTPGSERAFDTQTAAGRAGDALADAERHPLRVGVAWDPTEWEPTDGVGPLGVRVAVFEVDDQRTAYVLVDGNNMEPGLRDRLVDGVEGVDRVEVLTTDTHVVNQVEATNQVGEAIDGDALLAVINDLVEEAVADVEPVEAGVASERAAVTVFGNDRTETLASTANAMVSMGGGLAAATTLTAMVVSAIVFLLS; via the coding sequence ATGACAGCGACCCAGGGCGACCTGGCAAGCCTCTCGCGCTTCGTCTTCCGAGCGCCGCGGTGGCCGACGTCGGCGGCGTTCGCGCTGCTGGTCGCGGCGGTCACGGGGCTGGGCGTCTTCGACACCACCTACGTACTGGAGGACGCCTGGCAGGGCCTGTTCTACATCGGTATCCCGACCCTCGCTGCGGGGCTGCTGACCAGCAGCATCGACCGCCGGCTGGGCGGGCAGCTCACGCCGAACCGGTCGTCGCTGCTGGCCCTCGTCTGCGAGGTGTTCGTCGTGGTCACTCTCGTCGGCGCGGGCCTCCTCGCGGCGCTGACGCCGCTCGGGCAGAACTTCGTGTTCGACGCCTTCCTCGCGGCGCTGGCCGGCATCTTCGCGTTCCGCCTGCTCGTCGTGATGGCGGTGTCCCGCCACGGCGTCCTCGTCGCGGCCGTACCCGCGAGCGTGCAGACGGTGGCGGCGGCCGTGCTGCTTTTCGTCTACAGCGGGACGATGCGCTACATCGTCGTCGAGGGCGCGGTGATCGACGCCTTCCTCTCGCGGCAGGAGCAGGCCCCGGCGGCGCTGAACGTCGTGGTGCCCGCCGACTTCGGCGTGTTGGCCGCGGTCTGTGTCGTGTACGGCACCGCGGTGTACGCGTTCGTCCGCATCATCGACCGGCCGTGGCAGCGGAGCCTCGGCGTGAGCGTGCTCGACTTCCTCGGCGGGTTCATCGGCCACATCGCGGATGGCACCCGCGAACTGGAGGACTTCTTCGAGGAGATCGGCGAGGAGGCCGTCGTCCCGGTGACGGTCTGCTCGCTCCGCCGGCCGGACGGCGAGGAGAAGGCCCGCTTCGTCCTGCCGATGATCCACCCCGGGCCGATGGGGGAGATCGGCGGCGGCAACCTCCCCGTCCGCGTCGCCGAGGAGGCCGACGGCCTCGCGTTCCCGCCCCACGCCACCGCCGGCCACGACTTCAACCTCGTCACCGAGCGGGAGGTCGACACCGTGCTGGACGCCGCGGAGCGCGCGGCCGCGGGGCTGGAGTACACCGACCGCGCGACCCGCAGCGTGCGGGTCTCGGAGGGCGACGCCTCGGTGCTGGCCCAGGCGGTCGGCGACGACATGCTCTCGGCGGTGACCTACGCCCCGGGGTACGCCGACGACGTCGCCTACGCGGTCGGCCTCGCCGCCGCCGCGGAGGCTCGCTCCGGCGGCATCGACGACGTGTTGCTCGCCGACGCGCACAACAGCAACAACGGCCTCCAGGGCGAGGACCTGGGCCACGTCACGCCGGGGAGCGAGCGCGCGTTCGACACCCAGACCGCGGCCGGGCGGGCGGGCGACGCGCTCGCGGACGCCGAGCGCCACCCCCTCCGGGTCGGCGTCGCCTGGGACCCGACGGAGTGGGAGCCGACCGACGGGGTCGGTCCGCTGGGCGTCCGGGTCGCCGTCTTCGAGGTCGACGACCAGCGGACGGCGTACGTGCTGGTCGACGGGAACAACATGGAACCCGGCCTCCGTGACCGCCTCGTCGACGGGGTCGAGGGCGTCGACCGGGTCGAGGTGCTGACGACCGACACCCACGTCGTCAATCAGGTCGAGGCGACCAACCAGGTCGGCGAGGCGATAGACGGGGACGCGCTGCTCGCCGTGATAAACGACCTGGTGGAGGAAGCGGTCGCGGACGTCGAACCGGTCGAGGCGGGCGTGGCGAGCGAACGGGCAGCCGTCACCGTGTTCGGCAACGACCGCACGGAGACGCTCGCCAGCACCGCGAACGCGATGGTGTCGATGGGCGGCGGCCTCGCGGCCGCCACGACGCTCACCGCGATGGTCGTCAGCGCCATCGTCTTCCTCCTTTCCTGA
- a CDS encoding GMP synthase subunit A, producing the protein MTRIVVVDNHGQFTHLEQRALRDMGVDTDMVDNDTPADEVDADGVVLSGGPDMDDVGRCAEYLELDVPVLGICLGMQFIAEELGGSVGSGEYGGYADVTVEVLDEDDPLTGSLAPETRVWASHADEVTELPDGFDLTGRSDVCDVEAMSDTDRDLYGVQWHPEVAHTEEGEELLENFRRICEA; encoded by the coding sequence ATGACGCGGATCGTCGTGGTTGACAACCACGGACAGTTCACGCACCTCGAACAGCGCGCGCTGCGGGACATGGGGGTCGACACCGACATGGTCGACAACGACACGCCCGCCGACGAGGTCGACGCCGACGGCGTCGTCCTCTCGGGCGGTCCCGACATGGACGACGTCGGGCGCTGCGCGGAGTACCTGGAACTCGACGTGCCCGTGCTCGGCATCTGTCTCGGCATGCAGTTCATTGCCGAGGAGCTGGGCGGCAGCGTCGGGAGCGGCGAGTACGGCGGCTACGCCGACGTCACCGTCGAGGTGCTCGACGAGGACGACCCGCTCACGGGGTCGCTGGCCCCGGAGACGCGGGTGTGGGCGAGCCACGCCGACGAGGTCACCGAACTCCCCGACGGGTTCGATCTCACCGGCCGGAGCGACGTCTGTGACGTCGAGGCGATGAGCGACACGGACCGGGACCTCTACGGCGTCCAGTGGCACCCCGAGGTCGCCCACACCGAGGAGGGCGAGGAGCTGCTCGAGAACTTCCGGCGGATCTGCGAGGCCTAA
- a CDS encoding DICT sensory domain-containing protein, whose product MTLSEIVHDTGTSDKTLRICNFTGERADLNEVASYFSSQEVDLTIDRTESGLPRDVVVLESDGRFLAADPLRDLRQYVEGWQGGETPNVRTAPPSVVESMTETRFESYDKRRMIHASRIVEFRGWNVGEGELHAGFQDLSKIDFQRNVYRNLGRKGLDVHVYGAGDGDTVASAKDLGLRVHASDADEIVDHWWVAYDGDGDDADKSLLLAQERGPNEFYGFWSDDPAVVDDTIARLETLQTSAATV is encoded by the coding sequence ATGACGCTGTCGGAGATCGTTCACGACACCGGGACCAGCGACAAGACGCTACGGATCTGTAACTTCACCGGGGAGCGGGCCGACCTGAACGAGGTCGCGAGCTACTTCTCCTCCCAGGAGGTGGACCTGACGATAGACCGGACCGAGAGCGGCCTGCCGCGGGACGTCGTCGTTCTCGAATCCGACGGCCGGTTCCTGGCCGCCGACCCCCTGCGCGACCTCCGGCAGTACGTCGAGGGGTGGCAGGGCGGCGAGACCCCGAACGTCCGGACGGCGCCGCCGTCGGTCGTCGAGTCGATGACCGAGACGCGCTTCGAGTCCTACGACAAGCGGCGGATGATCCACGCCTCGCGGATCGTGGAATTCCGAGGGTGGAACGTCGGCGAGGGGGAACTCCACGCCGGCTTTCAGGACCTCTCGAAGATCGACTTCCAGCGGAACGTCTACCGGAACCTCGGCCGGAAGGGGCTCGACGTCCACGTGTACGGCGCGGGCGACGGCGACACCGTCGCGTCGGCGAAGGACCTGGGGCTCCGGGTGCACGCCAGCGACGCCGACGAGATAGTCGACCACTGGTGGGTGGCGTACGACGGCGACGGGGACGACGCCGACAAGAGCCTCCTGCTGGCACAGGAGCGGGGCCCGAACGAGTTCTACGGCTTCTGGTCCGACGACCCGGCGGTCGTCGACGACACGATAGCCCGCCTCGAAACGCTCCAGACGTCCGCCGCGACCGTCTGA
- the pan1 gene encoding proteasome-activating nucleotidase Pan1, which translates to MTDTVEDVDLPYDEEDTSQQEKIEALRERLEVLETQNEEMRDKLLDANAENNKYQQKLERLTHENKKLKQSPLFVATVQEVTDEGVIIKQHGNNQEALTEVTDEMRTDIEPDSRVAVNNSLSVVKTLDDETDVRARVMEVSESPDVTYADIGGLEEQMQEVRETVEMPLNKPGAFDEVGIEPPSGVLLYGPPGTGKTMLAKAVANETDATFIKMAGSELVHKFIGEGAKLVRDLFQVARDHEPAVIFIDEIDAIAAKRTESKTSGDAEVQRTMMQLLSEMDGFEDRGEIRIIAATNRFDMLDRAILRPGRFDRLIEVPKPDHEGREIIFEIHTRDMNTADDVDFAALAEMAEDASGADVKAICTEAGMFAIRDDRTEIRQSDFEDAYEKIQAESEEEDVSKTFA; encoded by the coding sequence ATGACCGACACCGTGGAAGACGTCGACCTCCCCTACGACGAGGAGGACACGTCCCAACAGGAGAAGATCGAGGCGTTACGCGAGCGCCTGGAGGTTCTCGAGACCCAAAACGAGGAGATGCGCGACAAGCTCCTCGACGCGAACGCCGAGAACAACAAGTACCAGCAGAAGCTAGAGCGGCTCACCCACGAGAACAAGAAGCTGAAGCAGTCCCCGCTGTTCGTCGCGACGGTGCAGGAGGTCACCGACGAGGGCGTCATCATCAAACAGCACGGGAACAACCAGGAGGCCCTCACCGAGGTCACCGACGAGATGCGGACCGACATCGAGCCCGACAGCCGGGTCGCGGTCAACAACTCGCTTTCGGTCGTCAAGACGCTCGACGACGAGACCGACGTCCGCGCCCGTGTGATGGAGGTCAGCGAGAGCCCCGACGTCACGTACGCCGACATCGGCGGCCTCGAGGAACAGATGCAGGAGGTCCGCGAGACCGTCGAGATGCCGCTAAACAAGCCCGGTGCATTCGACGAGGTCGGCATCGAGCCGCCCAGCGGCGTCCTGCTGTACGGCCCGCCCGGGACGGGGAAGACGATGCTCGCGAAGGCCGTCGCCAACGAGACCGACGCGACGTTCATCAAGATGGCCGGCTCCGAACTCGTCCACAAGTTCATCGGCGAGGGCGCGAAGCTGGTCCGTGACCTGTTCCAGGTCGCCCGCGACCACGAACCCGCCGTCATCTTCATCGACGAGATAGACGCCATCGCGGCAAAGCGCACGGAGTCGAAGACCTCCGGCGACGCCGAGGTCCAGCGCACGATGATGCAGTTGCTCTCGGAGATGGACGGCTTCGAGGATCGCGGCGAGATCCGCATCATCGCCGCCACCAACCGCTTCGACATGCTCGACCGCGCGATCCTCCGCCCCGGCCGCTTCGACCGCCTCATCGAGGTGCCCAAGCCGGACCACGAGGGCCGCGAGATCATCTTCGAGATCCACACCCGCGACATGAACACGGCCGACGACGTCGACTTCGCCGCGCTCGCCGAGATGGCCGAGGATGCAAGCGGCGCGGACGTGAAGGCGATCTGCACGGAGGCCGGCATGTTCGCCATCCGCGACGACCGTACCGAGATCCGCCAGTCCGACTTCGAGGACGCCTACGAGAAGATCCAGGCGGAGTCCGAGGAGGAGGACGTCTCGAAGACGTTCGCCTGA
- a CDS encoding MarR family transcriptional regulator, translated as MSASEPARAEEADAAASWDDVRDLPPSAKLVAKVLEYNDTLTQSQLAEETLLPPRTVRYALNRLEEVDVVASRFSFSDARKRLYTLDIE; from the coding sequence ATGAGCGCATCAGAGCCAGCACGAGCCGAGGAGGCCGACGCCGCGGCGTCGTGGGACGACGTCCGCGACCTGCCGCCCAGCGCCAAACTCGTCGCCAAAGTCCTGGAGTACAACGACACCCTCACCCAGAGCCAACTCGCCGAGGAGACGCTGCTGCCGCCGCGGACCGTCCGGTACGCGCTGAACCGCCTCGAAGAGGTCGACGTGGTCGCGTCCCGCTTTTCCTTCTCCGACGCGCGAAAGCGCCTGTACACGCTCGACATCGAATAA
- a CDS encoding alpha/beta fold hydrolase encodes MIRSEAVPAADSLYATVDGRRIRFLRAGDEGPPLVFLHGGGVDDAAVSWKHAVPYFAERYRVYALDWPGYGESDPSGTTPSTELYAETLAGFLDAVGLDAATLVGISMGGAAALSVAVDDPARVDRLVLVDSYGLADAIPGGVGSYLLANTPFANAFGRLAFGSSAAGARTALRNIVYDADAVDDEFVADVRERLRRSDAGDEFLAYLRHEFSPGGVRTSFESALPGLKPPTLFVHGRDDPLVPVSWSERAADRVPDGELATLEDCGHWPPRERPERFNETLASFLDRTDAA; translated from the coding sequence ATGATCCGAAGCGAGGCGGTCCCCGCCGCCGACTCGCTGTACGCCACCGTCGACGGCCGGCGGATCCGCTTCCTCCGGGCGGGCGACGAGGGGCCGCCGCTCGTCTTCCTCCACGGCGGCGGCGTCGACGACGCCGCGGTGTCGTGGAAGCACGCGGTGCCGTATTTCGCGGAGCGCTACCGGGTGTACGCGCTCGACTGGCCGGGCTACGGCGAGAGCGACCCCTCGGGCACGACGCCGTCGACCGAGCTGTACGCCGAGACGCTGGCGGGGTTCCTCGACGCGGTCGGCCTCGACGCGGCGACGCTCGTCGGCATCTCGATGGGCGGCGCGGCGGCGCTCTCCGTCGCCGTCGACGACCCGGCCCGCGTCGACCGGCTCGTGCTCGTCGACAGCTACGGCCTCGCCGACGCCATCCCGGGCGGGGTCGGATCGTACCTCCTCGCCAATACGCCCTTCGCCAACGCCTTCGGACGGCTGGCGTTCGGCAGCAGCGCGGCCGGCGCACGGACGGCGCTCAGAAACATCGTGTACGACGCCGACGCGGTCGACGACGAGTTCGTCGCGGACGTGCGTGAGCGCCTTCGACGGTCGGACGCCGGCGACGAGTTCCTCGCCTATCTCCGCCACGAGTTCTCGCCGGGCGGCGTCCGCACGAGCTTCGAGTCGGCGCTCCCGGGGCTGAAGCCGCCGACGCTGTTCGTCCACGGCCGCGACGACCCGCTGGTCCCCGTCTCGTGGTCCGAGCGCGCCGCCGACCGGGTGCCCGACGGCGAACTCGCGACGCTGGAGGACTGCGGCCACTGGCCGCCGCGGGAGCGGCCGGAGCGCTTCAACGAGACGCTCGCGTCGTTTCTCGACCGGACCGACGCGGCGTGA
- a CDS encoding DUF5804 family protein, with protein sequence MTRVCLVGADDVDLRFELLSRETAREALSTYDLTQPYENTLALSTVSVGAAVSLLNDLNWYLVRYADAALVRDPSVSETEWLSRDLAEAVRNDEVTPEETDEFLRLYGVDGGRLVEPLFVRRTDGEVPEYDLRDVEETVAVRVTEGEFGR encoded by the coding sequence GTGACCCGCGTCTGTCTCGTCGGCGCCGACGACGTCGACCTGCGCTTCGAACTCCTCTCCCGGGAGACGGCCCGCGAGGCGCTCTCGACGTACGACCTGACGCAGCCGTACGAGAACACGCTCGCGCTCTCGACCGTCTCCGTCGGGGCGGCCGTGTCGCTGCTGAACGACCTGAACTGGTATCTGGTCCGCTACGCCGACGCCGCCCTCGTCCGGGACCCGAGCGTCAGCGAGACGGAGTGGCTCTCCCGCGACCTGGCGGAGGCGGTGCGCAACGACGAGGTGACCCCCGAGGAGACCGACGAGTTCCTCCGGCTGTACGGCGTCGACGGCGGCCGCCTCGTCGAGCCGCTGTTCGTCCGGCGGACCGACGGCGAGGTGCCCGAGTACGACCTCCGGGACGTCGAGGAGACGGTCGCCGTCCGCGTCACCGAGGGGGAGTTCGGCCGATGA
- a CDS encoding metal-dependent hydrolase, with amino-acid sequence MVDVMGHFGMALLWAAPAWILWDGRVSLAFVGFALVTAMLPDVDLVLRSFTPVTHHGITHTLVFVVTASVLTGIAVEYGLRDRLDRSLLGPRGYEAARGGLFLFATAGLLVGGVSHLFADTLSTPDIAAPLNPFWPFFDRPYSIDLIWYNSPWWNVGLLSVAVAVHLVLAYRDLRIDHPYTIGRRT; translated from the coding sequence ATGGTAGACGTGATGGGACACTTCGGGATGGCGCTGCTGTGGGCGGCCCCGGCCTGGATACTTTGGGACGGTCGCGTCAGCCTGGCGTTCGTCGGCTTCGCGCTCGTGACGGCGATGCTCCCCGACGTCGACCTCGTGTTGCGGTCGTTCACCCCGGTGACCCACCACGGCATCACGCACACGCTGGTGTTCGTGGTGACCGCGTCAGTCCTCACGGGCATCGCGGTGGAGTACGGCCTGCGGGACCGCCTCGACCGGTCGCTGCTCGGGCCGCGCGGGTACGAGGCGGCCCGCGGCGGCCTGTTTCTGTTCGCCACGGCCGGCCTGCTGGTCGGCGGGGTGAGCCACCTCTTCGCCGACACGCTGTCCACGCCCGACATCGCCGCCCCGCTGAACCCGTTCTGGCCGTTCTTCGACAGGCCGTACTCGATCGACCTGATCTGGTACAACTCGCCGTGGTGGAACGTCGGCCTCCTGTCGGTGGCGGTGGCGGTCCACCTCGTGCTGGCCTACCGGGACCTCCGGATCGACCACCCGTACACGATCGGGAGGCGAACGTGA
- a CDS encoding tRNA sulfurtransferase, whose product MKPPGADTVVVRHGDVNQKSGSVQRDMERRLVANIEALLADRGVDADVEHRWTRPLVHATPETVEAAADAATDAFGVVSASPALVVPAERDAITDALARTARERYDGGTFAVAARRAGDSLPFTSEDVEEFGGRAVWEAVADEFDPEVDLDDPDLTFFVECREDGDAFVFLEKRPGPGGLPLGSQAPLVALVSGGIDSPVAAYEAMKRGAPVVPVYVDLGDYGGPDHEARAMETVRTLADLAPNFDLRPYRVDGGDTVSLLAGTMEQGRMLAFRRFLYRVGERIAEMEGAHGLVTGEAIGQKSSQTARNFGVTSRAADLPVHRPLLTLDKQDIVERAREIGTFRDSTIPAGCNRFAPDQAETNARIDPLRRAEPDDLFERAERAAERAERVEH is encoded by the coding sequence ATGAAGCCGCCGGGAGCGGACACCGTGGTCGTGCGCCACGGCGACGTCAACCAGAAGAGCGGGAGCGTCCAGCGCGACATGGAGCGACGCCTCGTGGCGAACATCGAGGCGCTCCTGGCCGACCGCGGCGTCGACGCCGACGTGGAGCACCGCTGGACGCGGCCGCTGGTCCACGCCACCCCGGAGACCGTCGAGGCGGCGGCCGACGCCGCGACGGACGCGTTCGGCGTCGTCTCCGCGAGCCCCGCGCTCGTCGTTCCGGCCGAGCGCGACGCCATCACGGATGCGCTCGCCCGGACGGCCCGCGAGCGGTACGACGGCGGGACGTTCGCGGTCGCCGCCCGCCGGGCCGGCGACTCGCTGCCGTTCACGAGCGAGGACGTCGAGGAATTCGGCGGCCGCGCGGTGTGGGAGGCCGTCGCCGACGAGTTCGACCCCGAGGTTGACCTCGACGACCCCGACCTGACGTTCTTCGTGGAGTGTCGCGAGGACGGCGACGCCTTCGTCTTCCTCGAAAAGCGCCCCGGCCCCGGCGGCCTGCCGCTCGGGAGCCAGGCACCGCTCGTGGCGCTGGTGAGCGGCGGCATCGACTCGCCGGTGGCCGCCTACGAGGCGATGAAACGCGGCGCGCCGGTGGTCCCGGTGTACGTCGACCTGGGCGACTACGGCGGCCCCGACCACGAGGCCCGCGCGATGGAGACGGTCCGCACGCTCGCCGACCTCGCGCCGAACTTCGACCTGCGGCCCTACCGGGTGGACGGCGGCGACACCGTTTCCCTGCTCGCCGGGACGATGGAACAGGGCCGGATGCTCGCCTTCCGCCGGTTCCTCTACCGCGTCGGCGAGCGGATCGCCGAGATGGAGGGGGCACACGGGCTCGTCACGGGCGAGGCGATCGGCCAGAAGTCGAGCCAGACCGCGCGGAACTTCGGCGTCACCAGCCGCGCGGCCGACCTCCCCGTCCACCGGCCGCTGCTGACGCTCGACAAGCAGGACATCGTCGAGCGCGCCCGCGAGATCGGCACGTTCCGCGATTCGACCATCCCCGCGGGCTGCAACCGCTTCGCCCCGGACCAGGCCGAGACGAACGCGCGGATCGACCCGCTGCGCCGGGCGGAGCCCGACGACCTGTTCGAGCGGGCCGAGCGGGCGGCAGAACGGGCGGAGCGGGTCGAGCACTGA
- a CDS encoding ATP-binding protein gives MKNSALGTRSDFRSLVDHLGDVAVWTVSEPGEFDYISAGFEDIWGIPAAEIETDVDRLIETIHPADRDRVRAAIRQPPEDVSRSSYVARILDADGAIRWVQTQHVPIRDGGELAEIIGISTDITDQKRRERELEALNQVVRHDIRNDMNIILGWADVLGDHVDEAGEEPLSKIVRTGEHVVELTEVAREYGESITDDEGVRVGPQDLRATLRHELERRREMYPEAEFVITGEIPAVDVMADEMLSSVFRNVLNNAVLHNDRDEPTVEISFEDRAGSVAVHVADDGPGIPDARKDAIFGKCERGPESHGSGIGLHLVESLLTEYGGSVRVADNEPTGAVFTVELRKAD, from the coding sequence ATGAAGAACTCGGCCCTCGGTACGCGAAGCGATTTTCGGTCCCTGGTGGACCACCTCGGTGACGTCGCGGTCTGGACCGTCTCCGAACCGGGGGAGTTCGACTACATCAGCGCCGGGTTCGAGGACATCTGGGGGATCCCGGCAGCGGAGATCGAGACCGACGTCGACCGCCTGATCGAGACCATCCACCCCGCCGACCGCGACCGGGTCAGGGCGGCCATCCGACAGCCGCCGGAGGACGTCTCCAGGTCGTCGTACGTCGCCCGCATCCTCGACGCCGACGGGGCGATCCGCTGGGTCCAGACGCAGCACGTCCCGATCCGCGACGGCGGGGAACTCGCCGAGATCATCGGCATCTCGACGGACATCACCGACCAGAAGCGACGCGAGCGCGAACTCGAAGCGCTGAACCAGGTCGTCCGCCACGACATCCGGAACGACATGAACATCATCCTCGGGTGGGCGGACGTCCTCGGGGACCACGTCGACGAGGCCGGCGAAGAGCCCCTGTCGAAGATCGTCCGGACCGGCGAACACGTCGTCGAACTCACCGAGGTCGCCCGGGAGTACGGAGAGTCGATCACCGACGACGAGGGGGTCCGCGTCGGGCCGCAGGACCTCCGTGCGACGCTGCGCCACGAACTGGAGCGCCGCCGCGAGATGTACCCCGAGGCGGAGTTCGTGATCACCGGCGAGATCCCCGCGGTCGACGTGATGGCCGACGAGATGCTGTCGTCGGTGTTCAGGAACGTCCTGAACAACGCCGTGTTGCACAACGACCGCGACGAGCCGACCGTCGAGATATCGTTCGAGGACCGGGCGGGGAGCGTGGCCGTCCACGTCGCCGACGACGGCCCCGGAATCCCCGACGCGCGGAAGGACGCGATCTTCGGCAAGTGCGAGAGGGGCCCCGAGAGCCACGGCAGCGGCATCGGGCTCCACCTCGTCGAGTCGCTGCTCACCGAGTACGGCGGGAGCGTTCGCGTCGCCGACAACGAGCCGACCGGGGCGGTCTTCACCGTCGAACTCCGGAAGGCGGACTGA
- a CDS encoding methionine adenosyltransferase, protein MSERNIAVESIDRRAVEDQEVEIVERKGLGHPDSICDGIAESVSGALAREYIDRVGKVLHYNTDETQLVAGTAAPEFGGGEVIDPIYLLIVGRATKEYEGTRIPAETIALRAAREYLSENFPELDVGTDIILDVKLGEGSGDLQEVFGEEGRTVPMANDTSFGVGHAPLTETERIVLNAERSLTGDYAEANPAVGPDVKIMGKRQGDHIDVTVAAAIVDSHVADLEEYDAAVEGIRDHVEALAADYTDRDVSVHVNTADDYEDGSIYLTTTGTSAEQGDDGSVGRGNRANGLITPNRSMSMEATSGKNPVNHIGKIYNLLSTRIAESVVAEVDGIRDLRVRLLSQIGRPIDQPHVADVDVVPEDGVTVADIEDDVAAIVDEELAAVTDVTERVIEGELSTF, encoded by the coding sequence ATGAGCGAGCGGAACATCGCGGTCGAGTCCATCGACCGGCGGGCAGTCGAGGACCAGGAAGTGGAGATCGTCGAGCGGAAGGGCCTCGGGCATCCCGACTCCATCTGCGACGGCATCGCCGAGAGCGTCTCGGGCGCGCTGGCCCGCGAGTACATCGACCGCGTCGGCAAGGTGTTGCACTACAACACCGACGAGACCCAACTGGTCGCCGGCACCGCGGCCCCAGAGTTCGGCGGCGGCGAGGTCATCGACCCGATCTACCTCCTCATCGTCGGCCGCGCGACCAAGGAGTACGAGGGCACGCGCATCCCCGCCGAGACCATCGCGCTCCGGGCCGCCCGCGAGTACCTCTCCGAGAACTTCCCCGAACTCGACGTGGGCACCGACATCATCCTCGACGTGAAACTCGGCGAGGGCAGCGGCGACCTCCAGGAGGTGTTCGGCGAGGAGGGGCGGACCGTGCCGATGGCCAACGACACCTCCTTCGGCGTCGGCCACGCGCCCCTGACCGAGACCGAGCGGATCGTCCTCAACGCCGAGCGGAGCCTCACCGGCGACTACGCCGAGGCCAACCCCGCGGTCGGCCCGGACGTGAAGATCATGGGCAAGCGCCAGGGCGACCACATCGACGTCACCGTCGCCGCGGCCATCGTCGACAGCCACGTCGCGGACCTGGAGGAGTACGACGCGGCGGTCGAGGGGATCCGCGACCACGTCGAGGCGCTCGCGGCCGACTACACCGACCGCGACGTCTCGGTCCACGTCAACACCGCCGACGACTACGAGGACGGCTCCATCTACCTCACGACGACCGGCACCAGCGCCGAGCAGGGCGACGACGGCTCCGTGGGGCGGGGCAACCGCGCCAACGGCCTCATCACGCCGAACCGCTCGATGAGCATGGAGGCGACCAGCGGCAAGAACCCCGTCAACCACATCGGGAAGATCTACAACCTGCTGTCGACCCGGATCGCCGAGAGCGTCGTCGCCGAGGTCGACGGCATCCGCGACCTGCGAGTGCGCCTGCTCAGCCAGATCGGCCGCCCCATCGACCAGCCACACGTCGCCGACGTGGACGTCGTGCCGGAGGACGGCGTCACGGTCGCCGACATCGAGGACGACGTGGCCGCCATCGTCGACGAGGAACTGGCCGCCGTCACGGACGTGACCGAGCGCGTCATCGAGGGCGAACTGTCGACGTTCTGA
- the cyaB gene encoding class IV adenylate cyclase produces the protein MYEVEVKVRADHDAVRDRLGDIGGERVGRVVQEDTYYDAPHRDFAATDEALRIRRERPADADDCEARVTYKGPLVDDASKTREEFETGVADGETMAAVLDGLGFDPAATVRKERERYAVGDYVVTLDAVDGLGEFVEVETETDEAGVDAAREGAFDLLDRLGLDPDEGIRTSYLGLLLG, from the coding sequence ATGTACGAGGTGGAGGTGAAGGTCCGGGCCGACCACGACGCCGTCCGGGACCGGCTCGGCGATATCGGGGGCGAACGCGTCGGCAGGGTCGTGCAGGAAGACACCTACTACGACGCGCCCCACCGGGACTTCGCGGCGACCGACGAGGCGCTGCGGATCCGCCGGGAGCGGCCGGCCGACGCCGACGACTGCGAGGCGCGGGTCACGTACAAGGGGCCGCTCGTCGACGACGCGTCGAAGACTCGCGAGGAGTTCGAGACGGGCGTCGCTGACGGCGAGACGATGGCCGCCGTCCTCGACGGACTGGGTTTCGACCCGGCGGCGACCGTCCGCAAGGAGCGGGAGCGCTACGCGGTCGGCGACTACGTCGTCACGCTCGACGCGGTCGATGGGCTCGGCGAGTTCGTCGAGGTCGAGACCGAGACCGACGAGGCGGGCGTCGACGCCGCCCGCGAGGGGGCGTTCGACCTGCTCGACCGCCTCGGACTGGACCCGGACGAGGGGATCCGGACGTCCTACCTCGGACTCCTCCTCGGCTGA